GCTCGAGGGGTTCGTGGGCGCGGACATCGAGGCGCTTGTTCGCGAAGCCGCGCTGGCGGCGATGAGGGAAAATATCCAGGCCGCTAGGGTGACGGCCGCGCACTTCGAGAGGGCGCTGGCGATGGTCAGGCCAACGGCGGACGAGAGGATGGTCAGGTTCTACGAGCGGCTTGCAAAAGAGCTGGCGGGTGGGGGACTGAGGGGGGCGGGGGACGAGGTCGCCGGGTACAGGTGACAGGGGTGGGTGGGGGCGGGCAGGCGGAGACGGGGGAATGGGGCAGGGACGGGGTGCAGGGGTGCGGGCGGAGGGGCGGTGGGCGGGAGGAGGGAAGCCGCCGGTAGCGGGCCGTGGATAATGGCGCCGGGGAGGCTCCGCTGCCGGACCTGATATGGTAGCAAATGTTTATCTGGTAAGAAAAGTAATACCTGTGTCTGGTGGTCCGGTGAGCATCGGCGCCTCGAAGGTCACATCGAAGGGTCAGGTGACGATACCGATCAGAATCCGGCAGGGCAGGCGCCTCTCCAGCGGCAAGATGGTGATCTTCCTGGAGACGGAGGAAGGCATAATCATCATGCCGCTGGAGGAGGTCGAGACGCTCTTCCGGCCGTTCGACCGCCGCAGGCGCCGGCTCCGCCTCACACGCAGAAGGCTCGCCACGCTTGTGAAGAGGGAGAAGGCCCGCACCTGGAAGGAGCTCTATGCTGAGGGTGCTGGTTGATACCAACACCATCGTTTCCGGGCTCTTCTTTCCTGGCAACGAGAGAAGAATTCTGGTCCTCGCCATCCGGGGAGATATCAGGCTGGTGCTCCCGGAGGACGTCTATGACGAGGCTCTCCGTGTCATTGCCGGGAAATTCTCTGGTTCCGATGACATCGAGCCGGCGCTTCTGCTCCTTCGAGTGATATCCGAAGGGTCGGAAATGGTGCCGAGAATTAAGTATGCGGCCCTTATCCCAAAGGGGAGAGAGATGGCCCCACACGCTAGCGACGCGCCCATCATTGCCGCTGCTCTGGGGACAGAGCCGGACATATTCGTGACGGGGGATAGGGCGCTGCTCGGGCTCGCCGATGCCCTGCCGGTCATGTCGTCCCGCGCCGCGCTCGGGCGAATCGAGCACGATGCGCAAGGACGGAAATGAGCGTGCCGGTTGAGCGGCCCGGTACCGTTTTGAGCACTGCGCAACCGTTAAATATCCTGCATCCCGATTTCCCGCAGGGTGCGTGCCATGCCGCGCTGGCGCAGGTTGGTATGTCTTTTAACAATCGCTCTCATGGTTCTCCCCCTCCCGGGGGCGTTTCCGGACTGGATTCCTGTTGAAATCACTCCCTCGGCCACGTTTTCGTTCCCTCCAGGCGGAGGGACCTGCACGACGGGCCTCAGGGTCCCCGTGGACGGGCTGGTGAAGGGCGCCGTTCTGAACGTGACCGGGCTGCCGCTCTACACGAACCACAGCTGGTCCGCCAACGCCACTGAAATCTGGGAGGATGCGGCGGAGAGGACAAACCTGACCCTGTCACCGGAGGGCATAGGGCTCGTAGGCTTCGGGAGCTGGTGGGAGGAGACGGCGGAGGAGGCGTTGGGAAGAGGAGAATGCGAGAACCTAGCGATGGTAAACGGAGCACTGTGCCTGGCCGATAAAAGCGGCTCAGGTAGGCTTTTATCTCCAGCTTTAAATGTGTCTGCATATTCCCGCGTTATGGTTCAGGGCGAATTCCCGAGCGGGACGAATTATTCAGTAGACATCCTCGACCCTGGGGCGGGTAACGCGATGCTCCAGAAAGGGCTGAGGAACGGGGATGAGCTGGACCTCTCATTGTGGGCGGGGATGGAGGAGCCTTACAGGGAGCTCGTGATGAGGTTAAATGTCAACACGAGCGACCAGAATATCACTCCCAGAATAACGAAATGGGGAGTGGGTACGGGGTGGCGGGAAAATGTTATGCTGTATAACACTCCTCTCCTCTCACCATTTCTCCAAACTTACGGCAACCTCTATGTGAACGCCACCCTTCCGCCAAATAGCGGGTACTGGGTCAATGTCACCGACGAGAGCAATAACACGCTCCTTTCCTATCTCAAAAACGGCGACCCCATTCTGGTGGACGCCAGCAGATATCCCAAAATACGGTTGAACCTGACGCTGTGGAGTAGCGATACGAATGTCACGCCAATAATGCACGAATGGGGTTATGGCACTCTGGTTAAAGAAAAATGGGATGATACGACCAAATGCGGTCGGGCTCGAGGTGGGAGAGTGCCTCTCCCTTTTGCCTCGGAACACCGAGTTTTTAAACTGGACCAAGGAACCGGGGATTCGCCTCGACAATTCATCCATGGGTGACGATGCGATTCTCGATGGGAATTTTGACATTATTAGATTGGCGAATGGAACTTACCGCATGTATTACACGGGCATTAACCTCTCGTCGGAGAAGGGCAAGATTCTGAGCGCCATTTCCAAAGACGGTCTGGTATGGCAAAAGGAGAACGGGGTGCGTGTGGACACGGGTGGCGGTTCTGGATATGAGAATAGGGTCGTGAGCGACCCTTACATCATCATTCTTCCAGATGGAGCACTCCGAATGCTGTATACATGCACAAACGGTATCGAAGGCGTCCCCGCCTACATCGCGAGCGCCTATTCCATAGACGGCCTTAATTGGGTCAAAGAGGGTCTTAGGCTCTCTCCGGGGGGACGTTCGGACGGCTATGACAATGCAAGAGCCTGCGGAAAAGTCTGGGTCGAGCCCTATCCAGGAGGATATAGGTTATATTATGTAGGTCTAGATGTTAATTATGGAAGACATAGGATATTGAGTGCTATTTCTTCGGACACATTGACTTGGACGAAGGAAAGCGGCGTGAGAATAGATATCGGCGCTACGAGCGATTTCGAAAATGACGGAGTCTACAGTCCCGTGATAACATTATTAAAAAACGACACATACAGAATGTTCTATA
The sequence above is a segment of the Thermoplasmata archaeon genome. Coding sequences within it:
- a CDS encoding AbrB/MazE/SpoVT family DNA-binding domain-containing protein, which encodes MSGGPVSIGASKVTSKGQVTIPIRIRQGRRLSSGKMVIFLETEEGIIIMPLEEVETLFRPFDRRRRRLRLTRRRLATLVKREKARTWKELYAEGAG
- a CDS encoding PIN domain-containing protein; the encoded protein is MLRVLVDTNTIVSGLFFPGNERRILVLAIRGDIRLVLPEDVYDEALRVIAGKFSGSDDIEPALLLLRVISEGSEMVPRIKYAALIPKGREMAPHASDAPIIAAALGTEPDIFVTGDRALLGLADALPVMSSRAALGRIEHDAQGRK